The following are encoded in a window of Saccharothrix longispora genomic DNA:
- a CDS encoding IclR family transcriptional regulator has protein sequence MGQHSGIGVLDKAVAVLNAVAKDPCGLAELCNRTGLPRATAHRLAVGLEVHRLLRRGSDGRWRPGAALAELAGGATDPLLDAASSVLPRLRDITGESVQLYRRDGMQRICVSSAEPQSGLRDTVPIGARLPMTAGSGAKVLAAWSDPSTQRSVLADAVYGERTLLEVRRRGWAQSVAEREPGVASVSAPVRDSSGAVVAAVSVSGPIDRMGRRPGARWAADLLAAAEALQSRL, from the coding sequence GTGGGACAGCATAGCGGGATCGGCGTGTTGGACAAGGCAGTGGCTGTCTTGAACGCCGTCGCAAAGGATCCGTGTGGGCTCGCCGAGTTGTGCAACCGGACGGGCCTGCCCCGGGCGACCGCGCACCGGTTGGCGGTCGGCCTGGAGGTGCACCGGTTGCTGCGGCGGGGTTCCGACGGCCGCTGGCGGCCCGGCGCGGCACTGGCGGAGCTGGCGGGCGGCGCGACCGACCCGCTGCTCGACGCGGCGTCGTCGGTGTTGCCGCGCTTGCGCGACATCACGGGCGAGAGCGTCCAGTTGTACCGGCGGGACGGGATGCAGCGGATCTGCGTCTCCTCCGCGGAACCGCAGAGCGGTTTGCGCGACACCGTGCCGATCGGCGCGCGTTTGCCGATGACCGCCGGATCGGGCGCGAAGGTATTGGCCGCGTGGTCCGACCCGAGTACTCAGCGGTCCGTTCTCGCGGACGCCGTTTACGGCGAGCGCACTTTGTTGGAAGTGCGCCGCCGGGGTTGGGCACAAAGCGTGGCGGAACGGGAACCGGGCGTCGCGAGCGTTTCCGCGCCGGTGCGCGACAGTTCCGGCGCGGTGGTCGCCGCGGTATCCGTTTCGGGCCCCATCGACCGCATGGGCCGCCGTCCGGGGGCGAGGTGGGCCGCGGACCTCCTGGCGGCCGCGGAAGCCCTCCAGTCACGCCTCTGA
- the leuD gene encoding 3-isopropylmalate dehydratase small subunit encodes MEAFTTHTGVGVPLRRSNVDTDQIIPAVYLKRVTRSGFEDGLFAAWRSDEHFVLNQEPFTAGSVLVAGPDFGTGSSREHAVWALMDYGFRVVISSRFADIFRGNAGKQGLLAAQLEQSDVELLWKVLENDPGTPVTVDLTNNTVTAKDFTARFGIDEYTRWRLLEGLDDIALTLRHADEVTEFERGRAAWLPTTDPLPTR; translated from the coding sequence ATGGAAGCGTTCACCACGCACACCGGGGTCGGCGTTCCGCTGCGCAGGTCCAACGTGGACACCGACCAGATCATCCCGGCCGTCTACCTCAAGCGGGTCACCCGCTCCGGCTTCGAGGACGGCCTGTTCGCCGCCTGGCGCTCCGACGAGCACTTCGTGCTCAACCAGGAGCCCTTCACGGCGGGCAGCGTGCTCGTCGCCGGGCCCGACTTCGGCACCGGCTCGTCCCGCGAGCACGCCGTCTGGGCGCTCATGGACTACGGCTTCCGGGTGGTCATCTCCTCCCGGTTCGCCGACATCTTCCGGGGCAACGCGGGCAAGCAGGGGCTCCTGGCCGCGCAGCTGGAGCAGTCCGATGTCGAATTGCTCTGGAAGGTGCTGGAGAACGACCCGGGCACCCCGGTGACCGTCGACCTCACGAACAACACGGTCACCGCCAAGGACTTCACCGCCCGCTTCGGGATCGACGAGTACACCCGCTGGCGGCTGCTGGAGGGATTGGACGACATCGCCCTGACCCTGCGGCACGCCGATGAGGTGACCGAGTTCGAGCGGGGAAGGGCGGCTTGGCTGCCCACCACCGATCCGCTGCCCACCCGGTAG
- the leuC gene encoding 3-isopropylmalate dehydratase large subunit: MSRTLAEKVWEAHVVRHGSGAEPDLLYIDLHLLHEVTSPQAFDGLRLAGRGLRRPDLTIATEDHNVPTVDIDLPIADPVSRTQVETMRKNCAEFGVRLHPMGDFEQGIVHVMGPQLGLTQPGMTVVCGDSHTSTHGAFGALAFGIGTSEVEHVMATQTLPLRPFKTMAITVDGQLAPGVTAKDVILAVIAKIGTGGGQGYVLEYRGSAIEALSMEARMTICNMSIEAGARAGMIAPDRTTFDYLRGRPHAPSGERWDEAVAYWETLRSEDDAEFDAEVRLDAAELTPFVTWGTNPGQGLPLTDRVPDPEAIVDEHERVAAEKALAYMGLEAGTPLRDIHVDTVFLGSCTNGRIEDLRAAADVLKGHKVADGVRMLVVPGSMRVRAQAESEGLHEVFLAAGAEWRQAGCSMCLGMNPDQLKPGERSASTSNRNFEGRQGKGGRTHLVSPLVAAATAVRGTLSSPADLV; this comes from the coding sequence ATGAGCCGCACGCTCGCGGAGAAGGTGTGGGAAGCACACGTCGTGCGCCACGGGAGTGGCGCCGAGCCGGACCTGCTCTACATCGACCTCCACCTGCTGCACGAAGTGACCAGCCCGCAGGCGTTCGACGGCCTGCGCCTCGCGGGGCGCGGCCTGCGCCGCCCCGACCTCACGATCGCCACGGAGGACCACAACGTCCCCACCGTGGACATCGACCTCCCCATCGCGGACCCGGTGTCGCGCACGCAGGTCGAGACGATGCGCAAGAACTGCGCCGAGTTCGGCGTCCGGCTGCACCCCATGGGCGACTTCGAACAGGGCATCGTGCACGTCATGGGCCCGCAGCTGGGCCTCACGCAGCCCGGCATGACGGTCGTCTGCGGTGACAGCCACACCTCGACGCACGGCGCGTTCGGCGCGCTGGCGTTCGGCATCGGCACCTCCGAGGTCGAGCACGTGATGGCGACCCAGACGTTGCCCTTGCGGCCGTTCAAGACCATGGCGATCACCGTCGACGGGCAGCTCGCGCCAGGGGTCACCGCGAAGGACGTCATCCTCGCCGTCATCGCGAAGATCGGCACCGGCGGCGGCCAGGGCTACGTCCTGGAGTACCGGGGCAGCGCGATCGAGGCGCTGTCGATGGAAGCCCGCATGACGATCTGCAACATGTCGATCGAGGCCGGGGCCCGCGCGGGCATGATCGCGCCCGACCGGACCACGTTCGACTACCTCCGGGGCCGCCCGCACGCGCCGTCCGGCGAGCGCTGGGACGAGGCCGTCGCGTACTGGGAGACGCTGCGCAGCGAGGACGACGCCGAGTTCGACGCCGAGGTGCGCCTGGACGCCGCCGAGCTGACACCGTTCGTCACGTGGGGCACCAACCCCGGCCAGGGCCTGCCGCTGACCGACCGGGTGCCGGACCCCGAGGCGATCGTCGACGAGCACGAGCGGGTCGCCGCCGAGAAGGCACTGGCCTACATGGGCCTGGAGGCGGGCACCCCGCTGCGCGACATCCACGTCGACACAGTGTTCCTCGGCTCCTGCACGAACGGCCGCATCGAGGACCTGAGGGCCGCCGCGGACGTGCTGAAGGGCCACAAGGTCGCCGACGGCGTCCGGATGCTCGTCGTGCCCGGCTCCATGCGGGTGCGCGCGCAGGCGGAGTCCGAAGGGCTGCACGAGGTGTTCCTGGCGGCGGGCGCCGAGTGGCGCCAGGCCGGCTGCTCGATGTGCCTGGGCATGAACCCGGACCAGCTCAAGCCGGGTGAGCGCAGCGCGTCCACCTCCAACCGCAACTTCGAGGGCAGGCAGGGCAAGGGCGGTCGCACCCACCTGGTCTCGCCGCTCGTGGCCGCCGCCACCGCCGTGCGGGGCACCCTGTCGTCGCCCGCCGACCTGGTCTGA
- a CDS encoding NUDIX hydrolase, whose amino-acid sequence MNHVIRAAGAVLWREGSVAVVHRPRYDDWSLPKGKLDPGETVPAAAVREVREETGFHAVLGRYLCRVSYEAFGKPKVVDYFSARAGSGAFEPNDEVDELRWLPIAEAAALVTGDNDRGVLERFAAEPADLATLLLVRHAKAGKRDNWPGDDDLRPLSSAGWRQAAGLRSLLPLWGPSRVHAAPRARCVDTVRGVADDLGVDVLPEPRLSEEGYWPDREAGLVRLLEIADGPGTPVVSSQGGVIPDVVATLADLGGLHLPDVPCKKGSTWLLAFRRPAPDWSTSDSSTGWPRLVSAHYMPTALAAPTT is encoded by the coding sequence GTGAACCACGTGATCAGGGCTGCCGGCGCCGTGCTGTGGCGCGAGGGTTCCGTGGCGGTCGTGCACCGGCCGCGCTACGACGACTGGTCCCTGCCGAAGGGCAAGCTCGACCCGGGCGAGACGGTGCCCGCGGCCGCGGTGCGCGAGGTCCGCGAGGAGACCGGCTTCCACGCCGTGCTCGGGCGGTACCTGTGCCGGGTGTCCTACGAGGCGTTCGGCAAGCCGAAGGTCGTGGACTACTTCAGCGCGCGGGCCGGGTCGGGCGCGTTCGAGCCCAACGACGAGGTGGACGAACTGCGCTGGCTCCCGATCGCCGAAGCGGCGGCGCTGGTGACGGGGGACAACGACCGGGGCGTGCTGGAGCGGTTCGCGGCCGAACCGGCGGACCTGGCGACCCTGCTGCTGGTGCGGCACGCGAAGGCGGGCAAGCGGGACAACTGGCCGGGCGACGACGACCTGAGGCCGCTCAGCTCGGCGGGCTGGCGGCAGGCGGCCGGACTGCGGTCGCTGCTGCCGCTGTGGGGTCCGTCGCGGGTGCACGCCGCACCGCGCGCGCGGTGCGTGGACACGGTGCGGGGCGTCGCCGACGACCTCGGCGTGGACGTGCTGCCGGAGCCCCGGTTGTCCGAGGAGGGCTACTGGCCCGACCGCGAGGCGGGCCTGGTCCGGCTGCTGGAGATCGCCGACGGTCCGGGCACGCCGGTCGTCTCCAGCCAGGGCGGGGTGATCCCGGACGTGGTCGCCACCCTGGCCGACCTGGGCGGCCTGCACCTGCCCGACGTGCCGTGCAAGAAGGGCAGCACCTGGCTGCTGGCGTTCCGCCGCCCGGCGCCGGACTGGTCCACTTCGGACTCGTCCACGGGCTGGCCGCGACTGGTCTCGGCGCACTACATGCCCACCGCGCTGGCCGCGCCGACCACCTGA
- a CDS encoding RNA degradosome polyphosphate kinase gives MSTDNTPEQPAPKRRSRTPRATPAASAPAAGAPTPGAPKRRPRPAARRAPTGGAPAAVQPKPETPARPFPSSPPAATATEAQADLPDDRYFNRELSWLDFNARVLALAEDASQPLLERAKFLAIFASNLDEFYMVRVAGLKRRDETGLSVRSADGLTPREQLANMSKRAQELVEQHARAFLDHVQPELEKHGISIVNWAQLSEFERLRLSNYFTDQVFPVLTPLAVDAAHPFPYISGLSLNLAATVRDPEGGAERFARIKVPDNVPRLVRVENDRTSPTATFLPVEELIAAHLGELFAGMHVVECHAFRVTRNADLEVEEDQDEDLLQALERELARRRFGPPVRLEVADDMTENMLERLLREMEVDPHDVVQVPGLLDLSCLWQLYGVDRKQLKDAPFVPATPPAFGERETPKSIFATLREGDVLVHHPYDSFSTSVQRFIEQAAADPRVLAIKQTLYRTSGDSPIVDALIDAAEAGKQVVALVEIKARFDEQANIKWARALEKAGVHVVYGLMGLKTHCKTSLVVRQEGSRIQRYCHIGTGNYNPKTARLYEDVGLLTAEPTIGADLTDLFNVLTGYARQDHYRSLLVAPYGVRRGIVERIEREVEHVRAGRPAGVRIKVNSLVDEQVIDSLYRASQAGVPVQVVVRGVCSLKPGIKGLSENIHVRSILGRFLEHSRVFHFVGAGEHWIGSADMMHRNLDRRVEVQVRVTDPKLTAQLDSMLDSALEPTTRCWVLQPDGEWEAWPSDGSRVRDHQAELLRAHRAQG, from the coding sequence GTGAGCACGGACAACACGCCTGAGCAGCCTGCGCCGAAGCGACGCTCCAGGACGCCGCGGGCCACGCCCGCCGCGAGCGCACCCGCCGCGGGCGCGCCCACGCCTGGGGCGCCGAAGCGCCGACCGCGACCGGCCGCCCGCCGGGCGCCCACGGGCGGTGCGCCGGCGGCGGTGCAGCCGAAGCCGGAGACGCCCGCCCGCCCGTTCCCGAGCTCACCGCCCGCCGCCACCGCCACCGAGGCGCAGGCCGACCTGCCCGATGACCGGTACTTCAACCGGGAACTGTCCTGGTTGGACTTCAACGCCCGGGTCCTGGCGCTGGCCGAGGACGCGTCCCAGCCGTTGCTGGAGCGGGCGAAGTTCCTGGCGATCTTCGCCTCGAACCTCGACGAGTTCTACATGGTGCGGGTCGCCGGCCTGAAGCGCCGCGACGAGACGGGCCTGTCGGTGCGCAGCGCGGACGGCCTCACCCCGCGCGAGCAGCTGGCGAACATGTCCAAGCGCGCCCAGGAACTGGTCGAGCAGCACGCCCGCGCGTTCCTCGACCACGTGCAGCCGGAGCTGGAGAAGCACGGCATCAGCATCGTCAACTGGGCGCAGCTCAGCGAGTTCGAGCGGCTGCGGCTGTCGAACTACTTCACCGACCAGGTGTTCCCGGTGCTCACGCCGCTGGCCGTGGACGCCGCGCACCCGTTCCCCTACATCTCCGGCCTGTCGCTGAACCTGGCCGCGACGGTGCGCGACCCGGAGGGCGGCGCGGAGCGGTTCGCCCGCATCAAGGTGCCCGACAACGTGCCGCGCCTGGTCCGCGTGGAGAACGACCGCACCAGCCCGACGGCGACGTTCCTGCCCGTGGAGGAGCTGATCGCGGCGCACCTGGGCGAGCTGTTCGCGGGCATGCACGTCGTCGAGTGCCACGCCTTCCGGGTCACCCGCAACGCCGACCTGGAGGTCGAGGAGGACCAGGACGAGGACCTGCTCCAGGCGCTGGAGCGGGAGTTGGCGCGCCGCCGGTTCGGCCCCCCGGTCCGCCTGGAGGTCGCCGACGACATGACCGAGAACATGCTGGAGCGGCTGCTGCGGGAGATGGAGGTCGACCCGCACGACGTCGTCCAGGTGCCCGGCCTGCTGGACCTGTCGTGCCTGTGGCAGCTCTACGGCGTGGACCGCAAGCAGCTCAAGGACGCGCCGTTCGTGCCCGCCACGCCCCCGGCGTTCGGCGAGCGGGAGACGCCCAAGAGCATCTTCGCCACCCTGCGCGAGGGCGACGTGCTCGTGCACCACCCGTACGACTCGTTCTCCACGTCCGTGCAGCGGTTCATCGAGCAGGCGGCGGCCGACCCGCGCGTGCTGGCCATCAAGCAGACCCTGTACCGCACGTCCGGCGACTCGCCGATCGTCGACGCGCTCATCGACGCGGCCGAGGCCGGCAAGCAGGTCGTGGCGCTGGTGGAGATCAAGGCGCGGTTCGACGAGCAGGCGAACATCAAGTGGGCGCGCGCGCTGGAGAAGGCGGGCGTGCACGTCGTGTACGGGCTGATGGGCCTCAAGACGCACTGCAAGACGTCGCTGGTGGTGCGCCAGGAGGGTTCGCGCATCCAGCGCTACTGCCACATCGGAACCGGCAACTACAACCCGAAGACGGCCCGGCTGTACGAGGACGTCGGCCTGCTCACCGCCGAACCGACCATCGGCGCGGACCTGACCGACCTGTTCAACGTGCTCACCGGCTACGCCCGGCAGGACCACTACCGCAGCCTGCTCGTCGCGCCCTACGGCGTGCGGCGCGGCATCGTGGAGCGCATCGAGCGGGAGGTCGAGCACGTCCGGGCCGGCCGGCCCGCCGGCGTGCGCATCAAGGTGAACTCGCTGGTGGACGAGCAGGTCATCGATTCGCTGTACCGGGCGTCCCAGGCGGGCGTGCCGGTGCAGGTCGTCGTGCGCGGCGTGTGCTCGCTCAAGCCCGGCATCAAGGGCCTGTCGGAGAACATCCACGTCCGCTCGATCCTCGGCCGGTTCCTGGAGCACTCCCGGGTGTTCCACTTCGTCGGCGCGGGCGAGCACTGGATCGGCAGCGCCGACATGATGCACCGCAACCTCGACCGGCGCGTCGAGGTCCAGGTGCGGGTGACCGACCCGAAGCTCACCGCGCAGCTCGACTCCATGCTCGACTCGGCGCTGGAGCCCACGACCCGCTGCTGGGTGCTCCAGCCCGACGGCGAGTGGGAAGCGTGGCCGTCCGACGGGAGCCGCGTGCGCGACCACCAGGCCGAACTGCTGCGGGCGCACCGCGCACAGGGGTGA
- a CDS encoding HU family DNA-binding protein, with product MNKAQLIEALAERLGDKKNAAAAVDGIVDVIVRSVHKGEKVNITGFGVFEKRARAARTARNPRTGETVKVKKTNVPAFRAGSTFKDVISGTKKLPRVTAAKPAAAKPAAAAAAKPAAATKAPATRGTTARSTRATGTTTRAAAAATKAPATRRTTAAAKPAATATKAAPAKSTATKAAAPAKATTAKATAAKATAAKAPAAKKATTAKATTAKATTAAAAKTATPAAAKTATPAAAKATTSAAAKPAAKKAPAKKK from the coding sequence GTGAACAAGGCCCAGCTCATCGAGGCGCTCGCCGAGCGCCTTGGCGACAAGAAGAACGCGGCTGCCGCTGTCGACGGCATCGTCGACGTGATCGTCCGCAGCGTCCACAAGGGCGAGAAGGTCAACATCACCGGCTTCGGTGTCTTCGAGAAGCGTGCCCGTGCGGCGCGCACCGCTCGCAACCCGCGCACCGGTGAGACCGTGAAGGTCAAGAAGACCAACGTTCCCGCGTTCCGCGCGGGTTCGACGTTCAAGGACGTCATCAGCGGCACCAAGAAGCTGCCGCGCGTGACGGCCGCGAAGCCCGCGGCCGCCAAGCCGGCGGCAGCTGCCGCCGCCAAGCCGGCCGCGGCCACGAAGGCCCCGGCCACGCGGGGCACCACGGCGCGTTCGACGCGTGCCACCGGCACCACCACGCGCGCCGCTGCCGCCGCGACGAAGGCCCCGGCGACCCGCCGGACCACCGCGGCCGCGAAGCCCGCCGCCACCGCCACCAAGGCCGCGCCTGCGAAGAGCACCGCGACCAAGGCGGCCGCCCCGGCCAAGGCCACCACCGCGAAGGCCACGGCGGCCAAGGCGACCGCGGCGAAGGCCCCGGCCGCCAAGAAGGCGACCACGGCCAAGGCGACCACCGCCAAGGCCACGACGGCGGCGGCGGCCAAGACCGCCACCCCGGCGGCGGCCAAGACCGCCACCCCGGCGGCGGCGAAGGCCACCACCTCGGCCGCGGCGAAGCCCGCGGCCAAGAAGGCCCCGGCCAAGAAGAAGTGA